From the Candidatus Bathyarchaeota archaeon genome, one window contains:
- a CDS encoding glycosyltransferase family 2 protein gives MTTTPKSSKPLQVSVVFPAYNEVDFIDAAVQQATQALNAFTSSYEIVIAEDGSSDGTAELSETLAQKHPYIKHVHREQRLGRGTALNNAFKQCSGEVFVYMDLDLATDMQYLKPLVEAVTLEGYDFATGSRMLPESKVERSFSRGISSKTYNWLVRNMLGSKLKDHQCGFKAFKREPTLTLIEEVQANHWFWDTEILVRAARNGYKIKEIPVQWRSGRQTKVNLFKDSYNMGKQVLNLWWQFKNP, from the coding sequence ATGACCACAACCCCCAAATCAAGCAAGCCTTTGCAAGTTTCAGTGGTTTTTCCCGCCTACAACGAAGTAGACTTCATAGACGCCGCCGTACAACAAGCAACCCAAGCCTTAAACGCCTTCACAAGCTCCTACGAAATCGTAATCGCCGAAGACGGCAGCAGCGACGGCACAGCAGAACTCTCCGAAACCCTAGCCCAAAAACACCCCTACATAAAACACGTCCACCGAGAACAGCGCCTTGGACGCGGAACCGCCCTTAACAACGCCTTCAAACAGTGCAGCGGAGAAGTTTTTGTTTACATGGATTTGGATTTAGCAACTGACATGCAGTATCTAAAGCCTCTGGTGGAAGCAGTCACGTTAGAGGGGTACGATTTTGCGACGGGGTCGCGTATGCTTCCTGAAAGCAAGGTGGAACGCAGCTTCTCACGCGGCATAAGCAGCAAAACTTACAACTGGCTTGTTAGGAACATGCTTGGCTCCAAACTCAAAGACCACCAATGCGGCTTCAAAGCCTTCAAACGAGAACCCACCCTCACGCTAATCGAGGAAGTGCAAGCAAACCACTGGTTCTGGGACACCGAAATCCTTGTCCGAGCAGCCCGCAACGGCTACAAAATCAAAGAAATCCCCGTGCAATGGAGAAGCGGACGCCAAACTAAAGTCAACCTTTTCAAAGACAGCTACAACATGGGCAAACAAGTCCTCAACCTCTGGTGGCAATTCAAAAACCCCTAA
- a CDS encoding phospholipid carrier-dependent glycosyltransferase: MSVATWNLGVNQAPITTAQFSSDDSFYVDLGEEVPVDSVLFLLKDNSYNLSLYKGSPENWQAVTSNWEKSEYYKWDQIGFSQTTQYIKVEFGASSNAVISEMTASTSDNEQIPITTIVNLSSENVKVQNLVDEQDKIQLPITYMSQTYFDEIYFARTAEQYLNLQSPYEWTHPPLGKLIQAAGIAAFGYNPFGWRITGVLFATLMIPVMYLLGKKLFGTWIGGFASAFLLTFDFMHFAMGRMGTVDTYLVFFALLSQLSFFTYFKNVAKNGWKTPVLPLFLALVFFALAFSTKWVVMYGTLGMLALLAAMRINDLRKLKKSLSYKFAGFFDHPFLLLIAFAAIAVGIYFLIYIPDMLTGRPFYEGSGRGVVDLQFAMYNYHSTLEASHSFGSPWWSWPFMVSTSGYVPLWLDITYLPNNVVSTISAFGNPAVWWVGFASMIVVAIEAVDIKALFKRLRHVLDKRVKESAEQLGETQPPSLDAKVPSQIPESAPAGCRWNVAAVFIATVFFFSWIPYVLISRVTFIYHYFVCVPLLCLASAYVINNHWSTRKGKIVTLIFFAAVVAMFILFYPVISGVPTDSSYIQYLKWFPSWYFAP, translated from the coding sequence ATGTCCGTTGCAACTTGGAATCTGGGTGTAAACCAAGCCCCCATAACTACGGCGCAGTTTTCTTCAGACGACAGCTTCTATGTTGATTTGGGCGAAGAAGTCCCTGTTGATTCGGTTCTTTTCCTGCTCAAAGACAACTCTTACAACCTCTCGCTCTACAAGGGGTCACCTGAAAACTGGCAAGCAGTCACTTCCAACTGGGAAAAATCCGAATACTACAAATGGGACCAAATCGGCTTTAGCCAAACCACCCAGTACATCAAAGTCGAGTTCGGCGCATCCTCCAACGCAGTAATCTCCGAAATGACCGCCTCCACCTCTGACAACGAGCAAATCCCCATAACCACCATAGTCAACTTGTCTTCGGAAAACGTTAAGGTCCAAAACCTTGTCGATGAGCAAGACAAAATCCAGTTGCCCATAACTTACATGTCACAAACCTATTTTGATGAAATCTACTTCGCCCGAACCGCCGAACAATACCTAAACCTTCAATCCCCCTACGAATGGACTCACCCGCCCTTGGGCAAACTTATCCAAGCCGCGGGCATCGCAGCTTTTGGATACAACCCCTTTGGATGGCGCATCACAGGCGTACTATTTGCCACCCTAATGATTCCTGTTATGTACTTGCTGGGTAAGAAGCTGTTTGGCACTTGGATTGGCGGCTTTGCCTCAGCTTTCCTGTTAACGTTTGATTTCATGCATTTCGCGATGGGACGCATGGGCACGGTGGATACTTACCTTGTGTTTTTTGCGTTGCTCTCGCAGTTAAGCTTCTTCACTTACTTCAAAAACGTCGCCAAAAACGGCTGGAAAACCCCCGTTTTGCCCTTGTTCTTGGCGTTAGTGTTCTTTGCGTTGGCGTTTTCCACCAAATGGGTCGTCATGTACGGCACACTGGGCATGCTTGCTCTCTTGGCGGCGATGAGAATCAACGATTTGCGCAAACTTAAAAAAAGCCTAAGCTACAAATTCGCCGGCTTCTTTGACCACCCCTTCCTGCTGCTAATCGCTTTTGCAGCCATAGCCGTAGGCATCTACTTCCTAATCTACATACCCGACATGCTCACGGGGCGTCCCTTCTACGAGGGCAGCGGCAGAGGTGTAGTCGACCTGCAGTTTGCCATGTACAATTACCATTCAACCTTAGAAGCCTCACACAGTTTCGGGTCACCCTGGTGGAGTTGGCCCTTCATGGTAAGCACCAGCGGATACGTTCCCCTCTGGCTTGACATAACCTACCTGCCAAACAACGTCGTCTCCACCATATCGGCGTTTGGAAACCCCGCGGTGTGGTGGGTTGGCTTTGCAAGCATGATTGTTGTTGCCATAGAAGCAGTGGACATAAAAGCTTTGTTTAAGCGGCTTCGCCATGTTTTGGATAAGCGAGTCAAGGAATCTGCGGAGCAACTTGGTGAAACGCAACCGCCGTCCTTGGATGCAAAGGTGCCTTCGCAAATTCCAGAATCTGCCCCTGCTGGTTGCCGCTGGAACGTTGCCGCAGTTTTCATAGCAACCGTTTTCTTCTTCTCATGGATTCCCTACGTTCTAATCTCCCGAGTGACCTTCATCTATCACTATTTTGTTTGCGTGCCCCTGCTGTGTTTAGCATCGGCGTACGTCATCAACAACCACTGGAGCACCCGAAAAGGCAAAATCGTTACCCTTATCTTCTTTGCCGCCGTAGTGGCAATGTTCATACTGTTTTACCCTGTAATTTCAGGCGTCCCAACCGACTCTTCCTACATCCAATACCTAAAATGGTTCCCCAGCTGGTACTTTGCACCATGA
- a CDS encoding glycosyltransferase family 39 protein, whose translation MPFGKREFAFLGVLLLAAFIVRFLFFWHQGYAQIDTHDFMVWFQTAAEHGPRIFYSQTWCDYPPLNIYLFWIFGSLAEGLGVFGTEAFTYVMKLPSNLFDLATAFVIFAFIRKRLNFKSAFFAAALYAFNPAVIFNTAVWGQFDAIYTFFLIFSLYLVLESKPKLAIAVFMLGVLTKPQSIALAPLFFFVLWRDADLKQFVSTVLAAVVTVFAVILPFEWSNPVTFLTNIYFGAYSTYAYTTINAFNLWGFGGMWVPDTQATFLLGWAMFGAVAVFSLYFVQKRLHVSREMAVWFAAFVLFFAFFMLPTRIHERYLFPALAVLALMFPLLKKTRPLYVALTATVFVNQAYVLSFLVTNDFIGAGDPVVLIVSLINSASFLYVLALMWSELKGKHWLTPTKTRLQEPKEPAGGEKDEVKQT comes from the coding sequence GTGCCGTTTGGGAAACGTGAATTTGCCTTCTTGGGCGTTTTGCTGCTGGCAGCGTTTATCGTTCGTTTCCTGTTCTTTTGGCATCAAGGCTACGCACAAATCGACACCCACGACTTCATGGTATGGTTCCAAACCGCCGCCGAACATGGACCACGCATATTTTACAGCCAAACCTGGTGCGACTATCCCCCCCTTAACATTTACCTGTTCTGGATTTTTGGTTCCCTCGCCGAGGGTCTGGGGGTTTTTGGAACGGAAGCCTTCACGTACGTTATGAAGTTGCCCTCAAACCTTTTTGATTTGGCAACAGCTTTTGTAATATTCGCGTTTATCCGCAAACGCTTAAACTTCAAATCCGCATTTTTCGCCGCTGCCCTGTACGCGTTCAACCCCGCAGTCATATTCAACACCGCCGTGTGGGGACAATTCGACGCCATCTACACCTTCTTTCTCATATTTTCGCTTTATCTGGTCTTAGAATCCAAACCCAAACTGGCAATCGCCGTTTTCATGCTAGGCGTCTTAACCAAGCCCCAAAGCATAGCCCTTGCGCCGTTGTTCTTTTTTGTCCTGTGGCGTGACGCTGACCTTAAACAGTTCGTTTCTACGGTGCTGGCGGCTGTGGTTACGGTTTTCGCCGTGATTTTGCCTTTCGAATGGAGCAACCCCGTTACGTTTTTGACCAACATTTACTTTGGAGCCTACAGCACCTACGCCTACACAACCATCAACGCTTTCAACTTGTGGGGGTTTGGGGGCATGTGGGTTCCCGACACGCAGGCAACCTTTTTGCTGGGCTGGGCAATGTTTGGCGCCGTAGCCGTGTTTAGCTTGTATTTTGTGCAAAAACGATTGCACGTGAGTAGGGAGATGGCGGTTTGGTTTGCCGCGTTTGTCTTGTTCTTCGCGTTTTTCATGCTGCCCACCCGCATTCACGAACGCTACCTCTTCCCCGCCTTGGCAGTTCTGGCTCTAATGTTTCCTTTGCTCAAAAAGACGCGTCCCTTGTATGTTGCTTTGACGGCAACGGTTTTCGTGAACCAAGCGTATGTGTTGTCGTTTTTGGTTACCAACGACTTCATCGGTGCAGGTGACCCTGTGGTGTTAATCGTAAGCTTGATTAATTCAGCTTCGTTCCTATACGTCCTTGCACTAATGTGGAGCGAATTAAAGGGCAAACACTGGCTGACCCCAACCAAAACCCGCCTACAGGAACCCAAAGAACCTGCTGGAGGAGAAAAAGACGAAGTTAAACAAACGTGA
- a CDS encoding mannosyltransferase family protein, producing MGVLALLSKVPYSLKAALVIALAAKALVFCVGYAASVSNGDGSLAVLLSMFNRWDAPHYVDIARDWYVNAGDAANFIVFFPLYPVCVRLVTFDFAYASLSALLVANLSSLVAFVYLYKLAVHEFSEGVAVKAVLFLSLFPTAYFLSAPYTEGLFFALTIASIYYARLGKWQLAGMLGLLSALTRIAGLLLLPTLLVEYLHQKRWKPKNFDCKALWAALPLTGFLMYLGINYQATANPFMFLEIQRDHWNNVFAPLTGLTQAYSWAVSGAYPANVTIGVAPIVFGVFGLLMVGLGVWRRLRPVYLVYMFLSWGLAVSTSWWISVPRYIMALFPMFMLLGLVAKREITVAVIAGVFVVGLCYFTGLFAVGQWAF from the coding sequence ATGGGCGTTTTAGCTTTGCTGTCCAAGGTTCCCTACTCCTTGAAGGCTGCTTTGGTTATCGCTCTCGCCGCGAAGGCTCTGGTTTTCTGTGTAGGATACGCCGCGTCAGTTTCTAACGGGGACGGTTCATTGGCGGTTTTGCTGTCGATGTTTAACCGTTGGGACGCGCCGCATTACGTGGATATCGCGCGGGACTGGTACGTCAATGCTGGGGACGCCGCAAATTTCATAGTGTTTTTCCCGCTGTACCCCGTGTGTGTTCGTTTGGTCACATTTGATTTTGCCTACGCAAGTTTGTCTGCGCTTTTGGTTGCGAACCTAAGCAGCTTGGTTGCTTTTGTTTACCTCTACAAGCTTGCCGTGCATGAATTCAGCGAAGGCGTAGCCGTAAAAGCTGTCCTGTTCCTTAGCCTCTTCCCTACAGCCTACTTCCTGTCCGCCCCCTACACCGAAGGGCTCTTCTTTGCCCTAACCATAGCCAGCATCTACTACGCAAGATTAGGCAAATGGCAACTCGCAGGTATGCTTGGCTTGCTTTCCGCTTTAACAAGAATCGCAGGGCTACTGCTGCTGCCAACTCTGCTCGTTGAGTACCTGCACCAAAAACGCTGGAAACCCAAAAACTTCGACTGCAAAGCTTTGTGGGCTGCACTTCCATTAACTGGTTTTCTAATGTATTTGGGCATAAACTATCAAGCCACCGCAAACCCTTTCATGTTCCTAGAAATCCAGCGCGACCATTGGAATAACGTCTTTGCACCCCTGACAGGTTTAACGCAGGCGTATAGCTGGGCAGTTTCGGGGGCTTATCCTGCAAACGTAACCATAGGCGTCGCGCCGATTGTGTTTGGCGTGTTTGGGTTGTTGATGGTGGGTTTGGGTGTTTGGCGGCGGCTTCGTCCTGTTTACTTGGTTTACATGTTTTTGTCTTGGGGTCTTGCGGTTTCCACATCTTGGTGGATAAGTGTTCCGCGCTACATCATGGCACTGTTCCCCATGTTCATGCTGCTGGGGTTGGTTGCCAAACGCGAAATCACCGTTGCTGTCATCGCGGGCGTTTTCGTGGTGGGGTTGTGCTATTTTACGGGTCTTTTTGCAGTTGGGCAGTGGGCGTTTTAG